The DNA window CCGGACGGGCGTCCCCACGGCCCGCCCGAGCACCGAGACCGACGCCGACTCGGGCGGTCGAGAGCGGGGGTGCTGACGAGGCGTGGGACGGTCGTCGCTGGGTCGTCTGGGGCGGTTCGACGCGATCGTGCTCACGTCGACGCTCTGGTTTCTGGGGAAGTTCGTCCGCTTCGCGTTCCCGCCGCTCTTCGAGCGGATCGCCGGCGTGTACGAGGTGTCGACGGCGGTGCTCGGGACCGCGTTCAGCGGGCTCCTCCTCGTGTACGCCGTGCTCCAGTTCCCGTCCGGGCTGCTCGCGGACCGGTTCAGCTCCGTGGCCGTCATCGGCTCCGGGGCGGCGCTCGCGGCCCTCGGGGCACTCGCGCTGGCCGTCGACGGGCCGTTCGTCCTGCTCGTCGGGGCCATGCTGACGATCGGTGCGGGGACGGGTACGCTCAAGACGGTGGGGGTGCGGCTGCTCTCGCGGGCGTACCCGCACCGGACCGGGCGGACGCTCGGCGTGTTCGACACGTTCGGCACCTTCGGCGGCGTCGCGGCCCCCGCCGCGGTGGTCGTCTTCTCGGGGCTCCCCGGCCTCCTCGGTGCCGGCTGGCGAACGACGTTCCTCGCGGCCGGACTCGTGGGGCTCGCCGTGACCGCCGCGTTCGTCGCCCGGGTCCCCGCGCGGGTCTCCGAGGTCGACGTCGGCGGGACGGGCACCGGGGAGGGCGTACCGGTCCGCGAGTACGCCGCGCTCTTCCGGAACCCGCGGTTCTCGGCGTTCGTCGCGGTGACGGTCCTGTTCTCGTTCGCGTACAACGCCGCGATCGCCTTCCTCCCGCTGTACCTCACGCGGGAGGCCGGGCTCGGGTCGGCCACTGCGAGCCTGCTCTTCAGCGCGCTGTTCGCGGTGAGCCTCGTCCAACTGTTCACCGGCGAGCTGAGCGACCGGACGGGAGAGCTCCCCGTGATCGCGGTCACGCTCGGGCTCGCGACGGTCGGGCTCGGCTCCGTCGTCCTGCTGACCGGCGTCGGGGGCGCGGTCCCGCTGGGGGCGGCGATCGTCTGTCTCGGCCTCGGCTCCCACGGCTACCGCCCGGTCCGCAGCGCGTACCTGATGTCCGTCATCCCCGCGTCCGTCGCCGGCGGCAGCCTCGGGGCGGTGCGGACGCTTCTGATGATCGCCGGGGCCTCCTCCCCCGCCCTCGTCGGGTTCCTCTCGGAGACGGCCGGGTTCAAGCCGGCGTTCTGGCTCCTCACCGCGGCGCTGGGGCTCGGAACGGTCGTCTCGGCCGTCCTCTGGCTGTTCGAGTGACGTCCGAGCGGCCGTCCCCTCGCGGCGGCGATCCGGTTCGGCGGACCGACTCGGTGTTATCACTTCGGTGACCTTTTTTCAAAGGGTTCAACACCGCCCGGTCGGATGCGTGGGCCATGGACGCCTACGAGATCGCCGTGATCCCAGGTGACGGTATCGGGCCGGAAGTCGTCGACGCGGCGCTCCCGCTCGTCGCGGACGCGGCCGAGGAGGCCGAGTTCTCCTTCGAGACGACGCGGTTCGACTGGGGGACCGAACGCCACCTCGAGCGGGGGGAGATGATGCCCGACGACGGCCTCGACCGGCTCTCGGGGTTCGACTCGATCTTCCTCGGGGCCGTCGGCCACCCCGACGTCCCCGACCACGTGACGCTCCACGGGCTCCTGTTGCCGATCCGCAAGGGGTTCGACCAGTACGTCTGTAAGCGCCCGAACGTCCTGTTCGAGGGGATCGAGAGCCCGCTCCGCGGGTACGGGGCCGGCGACATCGACTTCGTGGTGTACCGCGAGAACACGGAAGGAGAGTACGCCAGCGTCGGCGGCCGGGAACACCGCGGGTTCGACCACGAGACCGCGGTCCAGTCGGCGCTCTTCACCCGCCGCGGCACGGAGCGGATCGTCCGCGCCGCCTTCGAGGCCGCGACGGAACGGGAGGGGCGTCTCACCAGCATCACGAAGTCGAACGCGCAGGCCCACAGCATGGTGTTCTGGGACGACGTGGTCGAGGAGGTGGCGACGGAGTTCCCGTCGGTGGAGGTCGAGCGGCTCCTCGTCGACGCGGCGGCGATGGACCTGATCCGCCGGCCGCACGAGTTCGACGTGCTCGTCGCCTCGAACCTCTTCGGCGACATCCTCACCGACGTCGGCGCGCAGATAACCGGGAGCATGGGGCTCGCCCCCTCCGGAAACGTCCACCCCGGCGAGTCGTACCCGTCGATGTTCGAGCCGGTCCACGGGAGCGCGCCCGACATCGTCGGCGAGGGCGTCGCGAACCCGCTCGCGACGGTGCTCTCGTGGTCCATGCTGTTCGAGGAGCTCGGAGAGATCGGAGCCGCGGACGCGCTCTGGAGCGCGGTCGCGGACCAGCTCGCCGACGCCGACGCCCCCAGAACGCCCGACATCGGGGGGACGGCGGGCACCGAGGCCGTCGTCGCGGACCTCCGGTCGCGGCTGTGAGGTGCCGCGGTTCGCGGGCCGTCGAGGACTCCTTCACCGACTATCCCGGGAGGCTCACTCGACCCGGAACCGGTCGAGCGTCTCGGGATCGATCTCGACCCCGAGACCCGGCCCGTCGGGGACTGGCACCTCGGTTCCCTCGTTCCGGATCGGGTCGACGGCCAGCTCCTCGCGGATCGGGTTCGGCGTGCGGTCGAACTCCAGTCTGGGCGACCCCGGAAGCGTCGCGAGCAGCTGGAGGCTCGCCGCGAGCGCGACCGCGCTCCCGAACACGTGCGGGTAGGTCGCCAGCCCCGCGGCGTCGGCGGTCTCCGCGGCCCGGCGCGCCGACGTGAGCCCGCCCGCGCTGGTCACGTCCGGCTGGAGCACGTCGACCGCGCCGGCGTTCGCGACGCGCCGGAACTCGGGCGCGAACGCCCAACACTCGCCGCCCGCGATCGGGACCTCGCTCTCCCGGTTCAGCCGCGCGTACGCCTCGACCCGCTCCGGCGGGAGCGGCTCCTCGAAGAAGCGCACGTCGAGCTCGGCGAGCCCGTCGGCCACCCGGCGGGCGGCGGGGAGGTCGTACGCGTGGTTCGCGTCGGCCATCAGCGCGGCGTCGTCCCCGACCGCCTCCCGGACCGCCCGGACCAGCGCCAGGTCGGCCTCCGGTCCCCAGCCGAAGTGGCGCTCCGTTCCGATCTTCAGTTTGAGCGCGTCGAACCCGGCGTCGACGTGCGACTCGGCCTCCGAGACGACCGCCGTCTCGAGCTCGGCGAACTCCTCGACCGGGGGCCAGAAGTGGCCGGTCGCGTAGGCGGGGACCGCCTCGCGGCGCGCGCCGCCGAGCAGCGTCGCGACGGACGCGCCGGCCGCCTTGCCGCGGAGGTCCCACAGCGCGAGGTCCACGCCGCTCACGACCCCGGCCGGGACCGTCGAGTGGTACGCCGACCGGAGGTCGAAGACGAGGTCCTCGTGGATCGACTCGACGGCCCGCGCGTCGCGCCCGCGGAGCAGCGGCGCGACCCGGTCGTCGACCGTCTCGCGGGTGCCGGCGATCGGCCCCCAACACTCCCCCCAGCCGACCGTCCCGTCGGCCGTCTCGATCCGGACCAGACAGTACTCGCGCGACGAGATCCACTTCTGCGCGTTCGCGAACCGCTCGTCGAGTTCCCGCCGGAGCGGCACCGCCTCGACGCTTCGTATCTCCATGGCCGTTCCTCTCCGACGTGAGCGGGGATCGTAATAAAGAATGATGTGTATTGTGCCCGTTCGGGGGTACGTTGAGGCGGGTTCCCCCGGAACCGACGCCCATGTCAGGAGACGACGCGTCGGTCGTCGATCCGAGCGCCGAGCCGACTCCCGCCGTCCCGGAACTGGACCCGCTCTTCGACCCGGCGTCGGTCGCGGTCGTGGGGGCCAGCCCCGACTCCTTCTACTCGGGGAACCTCGTGAACAACCTCCTCGACTACGGCTTCGACGGGACGCTCTACCCCGTCAACCCGAACCGCGAGGAGGTGTGGGGCCGCCGGTGTCACGACGACGTCTCGGAGGTCCCCGAGACCGTCGACCTCGTCGTCGTGAGCGTCCCGCGGGAGTACGTCGTCGACGTCGTCGCCGCGGCCGGCGATCGGGGGGTGCCGGTCGCGCTCGTGCTCACCGCCGGGTTCTCCGAGGCCGACGAGGCGGGCGCGGAACTGGAGGCGCGGCTGGCCGAGACCGCTTCCGACGCCGGGATCCGCGTCGTCGGGCCGAACTGTATCGGCGTGATGGCCGCCCGCGGCGCGACGCTCACCTCGACGTGCTCGCGGAACCCGGAACCGGGCCGGATCGGGCTCGTCAGCCAGTCCGGCGCGCTGGCGTTCACGACGTTCTTCGAGCGGGCCGCAGACCGGGACCTCCACTTCAGCCACGTCGTCTCGACGGGCAACGAGGCGGACCTGACGCTGACGGACTACGTCGCGTACCTCGCGGAACGGGAGACCGTCGACGTGGTGTGTACCTACGTCGAGGGGATCGAGGAGCCGGAGCGGTTCATGCGCGTCGCGGAGCGGGCGACGCGGAACGGGACGCCGGTGTTGACGGTGAAGATCGGCCAGTCCGACCTCGCGGAGGAGGCCACGCTCTCGCACACGGGGTCGCTCACCGGCAGCGACGCGGCCTGGGAGGCGGCGTTCGACCAGACCGGCGTCCAGCGGGTGCCGGACATCCCGGACCTGCTCTCGCGGGCGACCGCCCACACCGCGTACGGCACGCCCGACGGCGACCGGGTCTGTATCGCCTCGACCAGCGGCGGCCTCGCGAGCCTGCTCGCGGACATGGCCGCCGAGCGCGACCTGTCGCTGCCCGACATCGACGGGGAGACCGAAGAGACGCTGCTCGGGATCGACGAACTGCTCACCTACGGCGGGTTCAACAACCCCGCCGACATCCGGGGGTACGGCGCCGAGGTGTTCCCCGAGATCGCCGACGCGGTCCTCGCCGACGACGCCTTCGACGCCTACGTGTTCGCGATCGGGCTGCCGGGAGTCGACGAACGCGCGGCGACGATCGCGGCGGACCTCGAGGCGATCGCCGCCGACGCCGACGACCCGGTGTACGTCCTCTGGACGGGGCGAAAGGAGCCGGACGACCCGACCGAGACGCCGCCGTACGCCCGCCTCCGGGAGTCGGTCCCGGTGTACGAGGACCCGGGGCGCTGTCTGGACGCGGTCGCCTCGACCGTCGCGTACGCCGCCGACCGTGACCGCGCCGTCGGCGAGCCCTCGCGGGCCGACCTCGCGAGCGCGCTCGACGCGGCGGACGGCGACGCCGACCGGGTCGACGCGGCCGCCCTCGACCTCCCCCGGGGCCGCGTCCTGACGTGGACGGAGGCCGAACCGCTGCTCGACGCGTACGACGTCCCAGTCGTCGAGACGCGGGTCGCGACCGACGCCGACGAGGCGGTCGCCGCCGCCCGCGAGGTCGGGTTCCCGGTCGTCTGTAAGGTCGACTCGCCGGCGCTTCCCCACCGGACCGACGCCGGCGCGGTCCGACTCGGTCTCGACTCGCCCGCGGCGGTCCGCGAGGCGTACGCCGACGTGACCGACGCCGCGCTGGATCGGGTCGACGCCGACGAGATCGCGGGCGTGCTCGTCCAGCCGACCGTCGACGACGGCGTCGAGGCCATCCTCGGCGTCGCGCCCGGCGACGTCTTCGGCTCGCTGGTCACGGTCGGTCCCGGCGGGGTGCTGGTGGAGGCGCTCGACGAGACCGCGACGCTCGTCCCGCCGTTCTCGCGGGCCGACGCGCGCCGCGCCGTCGAGGGGACGGCGCTCGCGGACCTGCTGACCGACCGACGCGCGGGCGAGCCGCTCTCCGTCGACGCCGTCGTCGACCTGCTCGTGAACGTCGGGGACCTGGCGGCCGCCGTCGACGCGGTCGCCGAACTCGACCTCAACCCGGTCGTCGTCACCGCGGACGGCCCCGTCCCCGTCGACGCGCTGGTGCGGACGCGCCGCTGAAGGCGGTTAGGTGCGAAACACGGCGGAAACGGCAGGGCCGTCGGCGGGCGGACCGACGGACTACAGCGTCAGTTCCTCGGCGACGATCTCCCCGACCTCCTCCTCGCGCGCCGCCGCGTACCGCTCCAACAGCTCGCTTTCGACGTCCTCCACCGGGTAGTAACAGGCGGCCTCGTGGCCGTCCTCCGCGGCCGTCGACCGCGCCGGCTCCTCGCCGCGGCACGTCTCGTCGGCCTTCGGACACCGCGGTGCGAAGTTACACCCGGCGGGGAGGTTGACCGGGTTCGGCGGCTCGCCCGGCAACAGCACCCGCTGTCTGTCGACGTCGGGGTCGGTCTTCGGGGAGGCCGACAGAAGCGACGCCGTGTAGGGGTGTTTCGGCTCCGTGACGACGTCCTCCGTCGCTCCGATCTCGGCGATCCGCCCGAGATACATCACGGCCAGCCGGTCGGCGATCTGCGTGAGGCTCGCGAGGTCGTGGGAGATGTAGACGATCCCGATGTCGCGCTCGTCGGCCTTCTCCCGGAGGATGTTGAGGATGTTGGCCTTGAGCGAGACGTCGAGCATCGACGCCGGCTCGTCGCAGATCAACAGCGTCGGCTCGAGCACGAGCGCCTGCGCGATCGCGACGCGCTGGCGCTCCCCGCCGGACAGCTGGGTCGGGAGCTGGTCGAGATACTTCTCCGCCGGCTTCAACCCGACGTCCTCGATCGTCTCTCGGACCCGTCGCTCGATCGTCTCGGGGTCGTGTCCCTGTATCTTCAGGGGCTCCCCGACCGCAGCACGCACTCGCTGGCGGGGGTTCAACGAGTCGAACGGGTCCTGGAAGATGAACTGGACCTGCGAGCGGAACTTCTTCGTGCTCTCGTCGAGGAGGTCGTCGACCGGCGTCCCCTCGATCAGGATCTCGCCGCCGGTGCGGTCCTGGAGCGCGGCGATCACCTCCGCCAGGGTCGACTTCCCGCAACCCGACTCGCCGGCGACGCCGACGATCTCGCCCTCGTGGACGGAGAGGTCGACGCTGTTGACGGCCTTGACGTAGTCGGGCTCGTCGCCGCGGAGGTCCTCGAGGATCCCCTGCGGCTGTTTGAACCACTTCTCGAGGCCCCTGGTCTCGAGGATCGTGTCGCCGACGCCGCTCCCCCGGTCGCGCTCGTCGCGGACGTCGATCCCCCACGTCTCGGGGTCCGCGGCCTCCTCGCGCATCTCGTCCGCCCGGTCGGTGTGGTAGCAGGCCGACAGCTGTCCGCCGGCCTCGGCGAGCGGCGGGTGGCCGTCCTCGCACTCCGGGGTGGCGAACGGACACCGGTTGCGGAACACGCAGCTGGTCGGCTCCTCGGTCAGGTCCGGCAGCGACCCCGGGATCGAGATGGCCTGCTCGTCGAACTCGTCGACCTCCGGGAAGGCGTTCTTCAGCCCGATCGTGTAGGGGTTCGTCGGCGACCGGAAGATCCGGTCGGTGTCGCCCTGTTCCATCACCTTCCCGCCGTACAGAACCGACATCTCGTCGCAGGTCTCGGCGACGACGCCGACGTCGTGGGTGATCATGAGAAGCGAGCTGCCGATCTCCTCTTGGATCTCCATCAGCTTGTCCATGATCTTGTCCTGGACGATCACGTCGAGCCCGGTGGTGGGCTCGTCCGCGATGAGGAGGTCGGGGTCGAGCGCGAGCGCCATCGCGATGGTGACGCGCTGGCGCATCCCGCCGGAGAACTGGTGGGGGTAATCCCCCGTCCGGTCGGGGTCGAGCCCGACCATCTCGAACACCTCGGCGACGCGCTCGTTCGCCGCCGCCTTCGAGACGTCCCGGTGTTTGCGGATCGCCTGGCGGATCTGCGCGCCGACCGTCATCACCGGGTCCAGCGAGTCCATCGCGCTCTGTGGAATGTAGGCGATGTCCTCCCAGCGGACCGACTGCCAGTCCCGCTCTGACAGCTCGAGCAGCTCCCGGCCGTCGAACTCGATGCTCCCCTCGCGGACCTCGCCGTTGTCGTCGAGCAGTCCGAGGACGGACTTCGCCAGGGTCGACTTCCCGCAGCCCGACTCGCCGACGAGCCCGTAGTTGTCCCCCTCGTCGATCGAGAAGGAGACGTTGTTCACGGCGTGGACGTCGTTGCCCGGCATCCGATACGCGATCTTCACGTCGTTGACTTCGAGTAGACTCATTCTTGCTCCGTCTGTAGGTCGGGGTTGACTATCTCCTCGAACGCGCGTCCGACCAGGAAGACGCCCGTCGTGACGGCACCGATGCCGACCGCCGGCGGGAGCACCCACCACCACGCGGTGCGGATCGCGCCGGATCGGAACACCTGCTGGAGCATCCGCCCCCACGACGTCGTCGTCGGGTCGCCGAAGCCGAGGAACGCGAGCGACGCCCCGGCGACGATCGACCAGCCGACGGCGTAGGCGGTGTAGAGGAAGCCGATCCCGAGGACGTTCGGCGCGACGTGGAGGAACATCGTCCGGGTGTGGCCGGCCCCCCTGGCGCGGGCGGACTTGACGAAGGTCCGCTCCTTGACGGTCATCACCTCCGAGCGGATGACGCGTGCCGGCATCTTCCAGAGGAAGACGACGAGGACGGCGGTGATGAGCCAGACGCTCGGCGTCACGAACGAGAGGATCACGAGCGCCATCGGCAGGAACGGGAGCGCGAACGTGAGGTCGGTCAGCCGCATCAGGAACTCGTCGACGCGGCCGCCGAAGTAGCCGCTCGTGAGCCCGACGAGGAAGCCGAGGATCCCGGTCCCGACGCCGCCGAAGAGGCCGACGATCAGCGTCGGCCGTGCGCCGGCGAGGAACTGGCTCAACACGTCCTTGCCGAACGAGGTCGTCCCGAGCAGCGCCTTGCCGCCGGGCGACTGGAGTCGCATCATCGATCCGCCCTGCTGGAGCGTGTCCTCGATCGGGTGGTACGGGGCCAGGTACGGCCCGAAGACCCCGAGGAACCCGAACGCGACGATGACCGCGAAGCCGGCCTTCGCCGCGTTGTCCTGTAGCACGAAC is part of the Halorubrum aethiopicum genome and encodes:
- a CDS encoding mandelate racemase/muconate lactonizing enzyme family protein — translated: MEIRSVEAVPLRRELDERFANAQKWISSREYCLVRIETADGTVGWGECWGPIAGTRETVDDRVAPLLRGRDARAVESIHEDLVFDLRSAYHSTVPAGVVSGVDLALWDLRGKAAGASVATLLGGARREAVPAYATGHFWPPVEEFAELETAVVSEAESHVDAGFDALKLKIGTERHFGWGPEADLALVRAVREAVGDDAALMADANHAYDLPAARRVADGLAELDVRFFEEPLPPERVEAYARLNRESEVPIAGGECWAFAPEFRRVANAGAVDVLQPDVTSAGGLTSARRAAETADAAGLATYPHVFGSAVALAASLQLLATLPGSPRLEFDRTPNPIREELAVDPIRNEGTEVPVPDGPGLGVEIDPETLDRFRVE
- a CDS encoding ABC transporter permease; this encodes MSGYSFDTETAKERLRSELGRAGRTLRFVLQDNAAKAGFAVIVAFGFLGVFGPYLAPYHPIEDTLQQGGSMMRLQSPGGKALLGTTSFGKDVLSQFLAGARPTLIVGLFGGVGTGILGFLVGLTSGYFGGRVDEFLMRLTDLTFALPFLPMALVILSFVTPSVWLITAVLVVFLWKMPARVIRSEVMTVKERTFVKSARARGAGHTRTMFLHVAPNVLGIGFLYTAYAVGWSIVAGASLAFLGFGDPTTTSWGRMLQQVFRSGAIRTAWWWVLPPAVGIGAVTTGVFLVGRAFEEIVNPDLQTEQE
- a CDS encoding MFS transporter: MGRSSLGRLGRFDAIVLTSTLWFLGKFVRFAFPPLFERIAGVYEVSTAVLGTAFSGLLLVYAVLQFPSGLLADRFSSVAVIGSGAALAALGALALAVDGPFVLLVGAMLTIGAGTGTLKTVGVRLLSRAYPHRTGRTLGVFDTFGTFGGVAAPAAVVVFSGLPGLLGAGWRTTFLAAGLVGLAVTAAFVARVPARVSEVDVGGTGTGEGVPVREYAALFRNPRFSAFVAVTVLFSFAYNAAIAFLPLYLTREAGLGSATASLLFSALFAVSLVQLFTGELSDRTGELPVIAVTLGLATVGLGSVVLLTGVGGAVPLGAAIVCLGLGSHGYRPVRSAYLMSVIPASVAGGSLGAVRTLLMIAGASSPALVGFLSETAGFKPAFWLLTAALGLGTVVSAVLWLFE
- a CDS encoding isocitrate/isopropylmalate dehydrogenase family protein, whose protein sequence is MDAYEIAVIPGDGIGPEVVDAALPLVADAAEEAEFSFETTRFDWGTERHLERGEMMPDDGLDRLSGFDSIFLGAVGHPDVPDHVTLHGLLLPIRKGFDQYVCKRPNVLFEGIESPLRGYGAGDIDFVVYRENTEGEYASVGGREHRGFDHETAVQSALFTRRGTERIVRAAFEAATEREGRLTSITKSNAQAHSMVFWDDVVEEVATEFPSVEVERLLVDAAAMDLIRRPHEFDVLVASNLFGDILTDVGAQITGSMGLAPSGNVHPGESYPSMFEPVHGSAPDIVGEGVANPLATVLSWSMLFEELGEIGAADALWSAVADQLADADAPRTPDIGGTAGTEAVVADLRSRL
- a CDS encoding acetate--CoA ligase family protein; translation: MSGDDASVVDPSAEPTPAVPELDPLFDPASVAVVGASPDSFYSGNLVNNLLDYGFDGTLYPVNPNREEVWGRRCHDDVSEVPETVDLVVVSVPREYVVDVVAAAGDRGVPVALVLTAGFSEADEAGAELEARLAETASDAGIRVVGPNCIGVMAARGATLTSTCSRNPEPGRIGLVSQSGALAFTTFFERAADRDLHFSHVVSTGNEADLTLTDYVAYLAERETVDVVCTYVEGIEEPERFMRVAERATRNGTPVLTVKIGQSDLAEEATLSHTGSLTGSDAAWEAAFDQTGVQRVPDIPDLLSRATAHTAYGTPDGDRVCIASTSGGLASLLADMAAERDLSLPDIDGETEETLLGIDELLTYGGFNNPADIRGYGAEVFPEIADAVLADDAFDAYVFAIGLPGVDERAATIAADLEAIAADADDPVYVLWTGRKEPDDPTETPPYARLRESVPVYEDPGRCLDAVASTVAYAADRDRAVGEPSRADLASALDAADGDADRVDAAALDLPRGRVLTWTEAEPLLDAYDVPVVETRVATDADEAVAAAREVGFPVVCKVDSPALPHRTDAGAVRLGLDSPAAVREAYADVTDAALDRVDADEIAGVLVQPTVDDGVEAILGVAPGDVFGSLVTVGPGGVLVEALDETATLVPPFSRADARRAVEGTALADLLTDRRAGEPLSVDAVVDLLVNVGDLAAAVDAVAELDLNPVVVTADGPVPVDALVRTRR
- a CDS encoding dipeptide ABC transporter ATP-binding protein, translating into MSLLEVNDVKIAYRMPGNDVHAVNNVSFSIDEGDNYGLVGESGCGKSTLAKSVLGLLDDNGEVREGSIEFDGRELLELSERDWQSVRWEDIAYIPQSAMDSLDPVMTVGAQIRQAIRKHRDVSKAAANERVAEVFEMVGLDPDRTGDYPHQFSGGMRQRVTIAMALALDPDLLIADEPTTGLDVIVQDKIMDKLMEIQEEIGSSLLMITHDVGVVAETCDEMSVLYGGKVMEQGDTDRIFRSPTNPYTIGLKNAFPEVDEFDEQAISIPGSLPDLTEEPTSCVFRNRCPFATPECEDGHPPLAEAGGQLSACYHTDRADEMREEAADPETWGIDVRDERDRGSGVGDTILETRGLEKWFKQPQGILEDLRGDEPDYVKAVNSVDLSVHEGEIVGVAGESGCGKSTLAEVIAALQDRTGGEILIEGTPVDDLLDESTKKFRSQVQFIFQDPFDSLNPRQRVRAAVGEPLKIQGHDPETIERRVRETIEDVGLKPAEKYLDQLPTQLSGGERQRVAIAQALVLEPTLLICDEPASMLDVSLKANILNILREKADERDIGIVYISHDLASLTQIADRLAVMYLGRIAEIGATEDVVTEPKHPYTASLLSASPKTDPDVDRQRVLLPGEPPNPVNLPAGCNFAPRCPKADETCRGEEPARSTAAEDGHEAACYYPVEDVESELLERYAAAREEEVGEIVAEELTL